The following proteins are co-located in the Paludibaculum fermentans genome:
- a CDS encoding flagellar hook-basal body protein — protein sequence MDPLTTTAAAGMRSRLETLDLLANNLANVSSPGFKADREAYSLYMAEESLLASEEGGIPQTSAPVIETHHTDYGQGLLTSTGNSTDLALSGTGFFQVDGPNGTLLTRNGRLQVTRDGRLTTMDGYALSTVEPRRIRLNPEAPFSVDPDGTVRQDGAAMGRLKLVNLGSKAQAARREGLYFSLDARGVQGLTEARAEVRQGSLEASNYSASEAAVKLVGVLRQFEALQRASQLGAEMSRRAVEEVARVTA from the coding sequence ATGGACCCACTCACTACGACCGCCGCCGCGGGCATGCGCTCACGGCTCGAAACGCTCGACCTCCTGGCAAACAACCTGGCCAATGTCTCCTCGCCGGGATTCAAGGCGGACCGGGAGGCCTATAGCCTGTACATGGCCGAGGAAAGCCTACTCGCGTCCGAGGAGGGGGGCATTCCCCAGACCAGCGCGCCGGTGATCGAAACGCATCACACCGACTACGGACAAGGGCTGCTGACTTCGACCGGCAACAGCACGGACCTGGCCCTGTCTGGAACAGGCTTCTTCCAGGTCGATGGCCCCAACGGCACGCTGCTCACGCGCAACGGCCGGCTTCAGGTCACTCGCGACGGGCGCCTTACCACCATGGATGGGTACGCGCTCTCCACGGTCGAGCCGCGGCGCATCCGGCTGAACCCGGAGGCCCCCTTCTCAGTCGATCCCGATGGCACTGTGCGGCAGGACGGAGCGGCGATGGGCCGCCTCAAGCTCGTCAACCTGGGCTCGAAGGCGCAGGCCGCACGCAGGGAGGGGCTGTATTTCTCCCTGGATGCCCGTGGAGTGCAGGGATTGACCGAGGCGCGCGCCGAAGTCCGGCAGGGCAGCCTCGAGGCTTCCAACTATTCCGCATCCGAGGCCGCGGTCAAGCTTGTCGGAGTGCTCAGACAGTTTGAGGCGCTGCAGAGAGCCAGCCAGCTCGGCGCGGAGATGAGCCGCCGCGCCGTCGAAGAGGTGGCCCGCGTCACCGCGTAG